From a single Metopolophium dirhodum isolate CAU chromosome 6, ASM1992520v1, whole genome shotgun sequence genomic region:
- the LOC132946917 gene encoding coatomer subunit epsilon, with protein MTDIVKQAESYEANELFDIKNSYYIGNYQQCINDAQKEPPNYGNLRLQRDIFMYRAYLAQKKYGIVLAEIKTNSPAELKPFKLLAEYLQTPGNRNSILKTLEQELENMYEINHSLVIVATTIYNHEHNYESALRVLKNDDTLEGVTLSLIIYLRMNRVDLASKEFKKLKEKDEDATLTQMAQAWLNLALGGDKLQEAYYIFQELTDKYGVTALLLNSQSVCYIGQCEYKKAEITLQDALEKDSNDIDSLVNSLFISVHMKVSADVTKRQLNMLRDAYPNSDFIETYNKKEAEFDSLSQAYQ; from the exons ATGACtg atATAGTGAAACAAGCAGAGTCTTATGAGGCAAACGAATTGTTCGACATTAAAAACTCGTACTACATCGGAAACTACCAACAATGTATTAATGATGCTCAGAAAGAACCG ccGAACTATGGAAATTTACGTTTACAACGAGACATATTCATGTACCGTGCTTACTtagcacaaaaaaaatatggcatCGTACTagcagaaataaaaactaattcaCCTGCAGAACTAAAACCCTTTAAACTGTTAGCAGAGTATTTGCAAACTCCCGGTAATAG GAATTCTATTTTGAAAACATTGGAACAAGAATTGGAAAATATGTACGAAATAAATCATTCTCTTGTTATTGTggcaacaacaatttataatcaTGAACATAATTATGAATCTGCTCTGAGGGTTCTTAAAAATGATGACACTCTTGAAgg tgtgaCATTgtctttgataatatatttgagAATGAATCGAGTAGATTTAGCatcaaaagaatttaaaaagttaaaagaaaaggACGAAGATGCAACATTAACACAAATGGCACAAGCTTGGTTAAACTTAGCATTG GGCGGAGACAAATTGCAAGAAGCTTATTACATATTTCAAGAACTAACAGACAAATATGGAGTTACTGCATTGTTGTTGAATAGTCAATCAGTATGTTATATTGGTCAATGTGAATATAAAAAAGCTGAAATAACATTACAAGATGCTTTAGAAAAAGATAGTAATGATATTGATTCCCTAGTAAATTCTTTGTTCATTTCTGTCCATATGAAAGTATCAGCTGAT GTTACTAAAAGACAGTTAAATATGCTGCGGGATGCCTATCCTAATTCTGACTTTATTGAAACATACAATAAAAAAGAAGCTGAATTTGATTCATTGTCACAAGCTTACCAATAA
- the LOC132946670 gene encoding zinc finger BED domain-containing protein 5-like: MEKFLNIKSTTKRLNEDNNKEENKRKFRKYDDSYLDFGFTYIKIDNEERPKCVICLKVLAADSMIPNKLKRHFETNHGSLINKKRDYFVRQREQLEKQSTSFIKQTSVPTKALLASYKVAFRVAQSKKPHTIAEELILPSAIDMVSTMIGESAANQLKNIPLSNNTINGARAMAGHYGGLQALIRKKAPEMIWTHCIIHRESLASQNMCPSLNTVLQTVIKVVNYIKTRPVKARFFKKICEEMGAEHTALLFYCNSRWLSKGNVLIRVFELRQELYTYLSKETNILQLYDKVVAFIKKIELWQRKLTEENGKTTCFSFLKSFLEDNDLELPMSSLNIISDHLMTLKNHFEKYFPEDIVQYNWIKDPFSENPLPNFTTTEEEQFIDISSDSSLRMKFSSFSLLEFWSSIKDEYSEISNKALRVLLPFATSYLCEAGFSAVAVLKSKYRSKLNIEKEMRVAVTTLLPNFEELLNRKQAHCSH; the protein is encoded by the exons AAAATACGATGATAGTTATTTAGACTTTGGTTTTACTTACATTAAAATAGACAACGAAGAACGTCCGAAAtgtgttatttgtttaaaagtatTAGCTGCCGATAGTATGATTCCAAATAAATTAAAGCGTCATTTTGAAACTAATCATGGatcgttaattaataaaaaacgtgATTATTTTGTAAGGCAACGTGAACAATTAGAAAAACAATCAACCAGTTTTATTAAACAGACAAGTGTTCCAACCAAAGCACTTTTAGCTTCTTATAAGGTAGCATTTCGTGTTGCTCAGAGTAAAAAACCTCATACAATTGCTGAAGAACTCATTTTACCATCAGCAATTGATATGGTTTCTACTATGATCGGGGAATCTGCTGCAAACCAACTTAAAAATATTCCCTTgtctaataatacaataa ATGGGGCTCGAGCTATGGCTGGTCATTATGGTGGACTTCAGGCTTTAATACGAAAAAAAGCTCCAGAAATGATATGGACTCATTGTATTATTCATCGAGAATCTTTAGCATCACAAAATATGTGTCCATCGTTAAATACCGTACTTCAAACAGTTATAAAAGTAGTAAACTACATAAAAACAAGGCCTGTTAAAGCAaggttctttaaaaaaatatgtgaagaAATGGGAGCAGAGCATACTGCGTTactgttttattgtaattctaGATGGCTATCAAAAGGAAACGTACTAATACGAGTGTTCGAACTTAGACAAGAACTTTACACTTATTTGA GTAAAGAAACTAATATTCTGCAATTATATGATAAAGTGGttgcttttattaaaaaaatcgagTTATGGCAAAGGAAACTAACCGAAGAAAACGGTAAAACCacgtgtttttcatttttaaaaagttttcttGAAGATAATGATCTTGAATTACCAATGAGCTCACTAAACATAATTTCTGATCATCTGATGACTCTTAAAAATCATTTCGAGAAATATTTTCCAGAAGACATCGTACAATACAATTGGATTAAAGATCCATTTAGTGAAAACCCTTTACCAAATTTCACAACTACTGAAGAAGAACAATTTATCGATATTTCATCTGATTCTTCGTTACGAATGAAATTTTCTTCATTTTCACTTTTAGAATTTTGGAGCAGCATTAAAGATGAATATTCTGAAATATCCAACAAAGCTTTGCGTGTACTACTACCATTTGCGACATCGTATTTATGCGAAGCAGGCTTTTCTGCAGTTGCTgtattgaaatcaaaatatcgatcaaaacttaatattgaaaaagaaaTGCGTGTGGCTGTCACAACATTGCTACCTAATTTTGAAGaattattaaacagaaaacaagCACATTGTTcacattaa